The following coding sequences lie in one Lysobacter capsici genomic window:
- a CDS encoding H-NS family nucleoid-associated regulatory protein, whose translation MSIDLSTLSAKELESLISQAKKRKTTLNKRKPLAAVRKRISALLKTEGYTLEELFGNAAPATRGPKASKAATKAAPAARKARKPLGKVAPKYRNPANTGETWTGRGKQPRWLAAYTAQGKKLEDFLIK comes from the coding sequence ATGTCGATCGATCTCTCCACGTTGTCCGCGAAAGAACTCGAATCCCTGATCAGCCAGGCCAAGAAGCGCAAGACCACGTTGAACAAGCGCAAGCCGCTGGCGGCCGTGCGCAAGAGAATCAGCGCCCTGCTCAAGACCGAGGGTTACACCCTGGAAGAGCTGTTCGGCAACGCCGCTCCGGCGACCCGCGGCCCGAAGGCGAGCAAGGCCGCCACCAAGGCCGCTCCCGCCGCGCGCAAGGCGCGCAAGCCGCTGGGCAAGGTCGCGCCGAAATACCGCAACCCGGCCAACACCGGCGAAACCTGGACCGGCCGCGGCAAGCAGCCGCGCTGGCTGGCCGCCTACACCGCGCAGGGCAAGAAGCTGGAAGATTTCCTGATCAAGTAA